One Vigna unguiculata cultivar IT97K-499-35 chromosome 11, ASM411807v1, whole genome shotgun sequence DNA window includes the following coding sequences:
- the LOC114170525 gene encoding protein trichome birefringence-like 42 — protein MAFYFRLCALVFAVLLSVPSSLYLVQANACDFSRGNWVLDHSHYPLYNASRDCPFIVRGFNCLRNGRPDRDYLNYRWKPSGCDLPRFDGVNFLERYKGKKIMFVGDSISNNMWQSLTCLLHNAVPESSYALSTPTKQLSVFTIPEFDVSVMWLKNGFLVDVVHDKEKGRIVKLDSMKSGYMWKGDVLIFNTYHWWTHLKESETVQFQVGNETIKEMDPMEAFKIGLTTWSKWIDANIDPSKTKVLFQGIAASHYEGKGCLNETQPEEGPQAPYPGVEIVKNVLSSMSHPVYLLDITFLTQLRIDGHPSIYTGKGTSYEDCSHWCLSGAPDAWNEILYAVLLGL, from the exons ATGGCATTCTATTTCCGGTTGTGTGCTCTGGTTTTTGCTGTTCTATTGTCAGTGCCATCTTCACTCTACCTTGTGCAAGCCAATGCTTGTGATTTTTCTCGCGGAAATTGGGTTCTTGATCACTCTCACTACCCTCTCTATAATGCCTCAAGAGATTGCCCTTTCATCGTTCGGGGATTCAATTGCCTAAGAAATGGTAGACCTGATCGCGATTACCTCAACTATAGATGGAAACCCTCTGGGTGTGATCTTCCCAG ATTTGATGGGGTGAATTTCTTGGAGAGATACAAGGGGAAGAAGATAATGTTTGTTGGGGATTCCATAAGCAACAACATGTGGCAATCACTAACTTGTTTACTTCACAATGCTGTCCCAGAATCAAGTTATGCCTTGTCAACACCCACAAAGCAGCTATCTGTGTTCACAATTCCG GAATTTGATGTTTCAGTTATGTGGTTGAAAAATGGATTCCTGGTGGATGTGGTGCATGACAAAGAAAAGGGCAGGATTGTGAAACTGGACTCCATGAAATCTGGGTACATGTGGAAAGGAGATGTATTGATTTTCAATACCTATCATTGGTGGACCCATTTGAAAGAGTCTGAAAC GGTTCAATTTCAAGTAGGCAATGAGACAATAAAAGAAATGGATCCCATGGAAGCTTTCAAGATTGGGTTAACAACTTGGTCTAAATGGATTGATGCTAACATTGATCCCTCAAAGACAAAAGTTTTGTTCCAAGGAATTGCTGCATCCCATTATGA GGGAAAGGGGTGTCTGAATGAAACTCAGCCAGAAGAAGGACCACAAGCACCTTATCCTGGTGTAGAAATTGTGAAGAATGTTTTGAGCAGTATGTCACATCCTGTGTATTTGCTTGACATAACATTTCTGACACAGTTGAGAATAGATGGCCATCCTTCTATATACACAGGCAAAGGCACCTCTTATGAGGACTGTAGTCACTGGTGTCTATCTGGTGCACCTGATGCTTGGAATGAAATTTTGTATGCTGTTTTGCTTGGACTTTAA
- the LOC114168309 gene encoding 50S ribosomal protein L13, chloroplastic, with protein MALLCGSTSITPLLSNKNVVAASSKSSFGGFQLSLPKLTLSSSVRTLLPSNSRIRCQQDSATAAPVEDPRFACVEPEPRFKGPDIWNKTWYPKAADHVNTEKTWYVVDATDKVLGRLASTIAIHIRGKNLATYTPSVDMGAFVIVVNAEKIAVSGKKRTQKLYRRHSGRPGGMTVETFAQLQNRIPERIIEHAVRGMLPKGRLGRRLFTHLKVYKGPDHPHAAQKPIDLPIRDKRIQLQK; from the exons ATGGCGCTGCTGTGTGGTTCAACTTCTATTACTCCGTTGCTTTCCAACAAGAACGTTGTTGCAGCCTCATCAAAATCTTCCTTTGGGGGCTTCCAATTGTCACTTCCGAAGCTTACATTATCTTCTTCTGTTCGAACCCTTTTACCCTCAAATTCCCGTATCCGTTGTCAACAGGACTCTGCCACTGCTGCCCCAGTCGAAGACCCACGCTTCGCCTGCGTCGAGCCCGAACCCCGATTCAAAGGCCCG gaCATTTGGAACAAGACCTGGTATCCAAAAGCTGCGGATCATGTAAATACAGAGAAAACATGGTATGTTGTTGACGCTACGGATAAAGTTCTTGGAAGATTAGCTTCTACAATTGCTATTCACATCCGAGGGAAAAACTTAGCAACCTACACACCCAGTGTGGACATGGGTGCATTTGTAATTGTG GTAAATGCAGAAAAGATTGCTGTATCTGGGAAAAAGAGGACCCAAAAGCTTTATAGAAGACACTCTGGAAGACCTGGTGGTATGACGGTGGAGACATTTGCTCAGCTGCAAAACAGAATTCCTGAAAGAATTATTGAACATGCTGTTCGTGGCATGCTTCCAAAAGGGAGG CTTGGCAGGAGACTATTCACCCACCTGAAGGTTTACAAGGGCCCTGATCATCCACATGCGGCACAGAAGCCCATTGACTTGCCAATAAGGGATAAGAGAATACAACTCCAGAAATAG